In a single window of the Natronosalvus caseinilyticus genome:
- a CDS encoding fumarylacetoacetate hydrolase family protein, translated as MKFVRFRDPAGAIRRGRLENGRVQFGSDSYDLESDEVDLLPPCEPSKVVCIGRNYADHAAEMDSDVPDRPLLFLKPPNTLAAHGDTVTVPGGKERIDYEAELGVVIGEQCRHVPVEDAMDVVEGFTCVNDLSNRDDQRQEKNWVRGKAFDGAAPIGPVLATPDEVPADAFVRSRVNGELKQDGARSQLIFSIPELIAEITTYLTLEAGDVIATGTPEGVGPLEDGDTVEIEVEGVGTLAHEVRIPDAPR; from the coding sequence ATGAAATTCGTCAGATTTCGCGATCCGGCCGGAGCGATTCGACGGGGCCGACTCGAGAACGGCCGCGTCCAGTTCGGATCCGATAGCTACGACCTCGAGAGCGACGAAGTCGACCTTCTCCCGCCGTGTGAGCCCTCGAAGGTCGTCTGCATCGGACGCAACTACGCCGACCACGCCGCGGAGATGGACTCCGACGTCCCCGACCGCCCGTTGCTCTTCCTCAAACCGCCGAACACCCTGGCAGCCCACGGCGATACCGTCACCGTCCCCGGCGGGAAGGAGCGAATCGACTACGAGGCCGAACTCGGCGTCGTCATCGGCGAGCAGTGTCGCCACGTCCCGGTCGAGGACGCGATGGACGTCGTCGAGGGCTTCACCTGCGTGAACGACCTCTCGAACCGCGACGACCAGCGCCAGGAGAAAAACTGGGTCCGCGGGAAAGCGTTCGACGGCGCCGCGCCCATCGGTCCCGTGCTCGCGACGCCCGACGAAGTACCCGCGGACGCGTTCGTCCGCTCGCGCGTCAACGGCGAACTGAAACAGGATGGGGCGCGCTCCCAACTCATCTTCTCGATTCCGGAACTCATCGCGGAGATCACGACCTACCTCACGCTCGAGGCCGGCGACGTGATCGCGACCGGCACTCCCGAGGGCGTCGGGCCGCTCGAGGACGGCGATACCGTCGAAATCGAGGTCGAGGGTGTCGGGACGCTCGCACACGAGGTTCGGATCCCTGACGCGCCTCGCTGA
- a CDS encoding glycerophosphodiester phosphodiesterase has protein sequence MFPQNTIAAVEGSSRLGAERIEIDTEATSDGEIVVFHDARLDHLTDKEGLVSETHSDSVLEAEVLDSGETIPTLAETFDAARPNVTINIEFKDRGPLSWEEFAERTLRIASRYPGDYYASSFDPDALRAVRNVDPSVAVAPIFGRNKDENLAIARELDAEAVNPSTGVLDRDLVETAHAEGREVNVWTIDSWREAQEPIELNVDGLIADYPNMDTFATNN, from the coding sequence GTGTTCCCCCAGAACACGATTGCGGCCGTCGAAGGTTCGTCGCGACTCGGCGCTGAGAGGATCGAAATCGACACAGAGGCGACGAGCGACGGGGAAATCGTCGTCTTCCACGACGCACGTCTCGATCACCTCACGGACAAAGAAGGGCTCGTCAGCGAAACGCACTCCGACTCCGTCCTGGAAGCGGAAGTACTCGACTCCGGGGAGACGATCCCGACGCTGGCCGAAACGTTCGACGCGGCCAGACCGAACGTCACGATCAACATCGAATTCAAAGATCGAGGGCCCCTCTCCTGGGAGGAGTTCGCGGAGCGGACACTGCGTATCGCGTCGCGATATCCTGGCGACTACTACGCGTCCTCGTTCGATCCGGACGCGCTCAGAGCGGTTCGTAACGTCGACCCGAGCGTCGCCGTGGCGCCGATTTTCGGGCGGAACAAGGACGAGAATCTGGCGATCGCCAGGGAGCTGGATGCCGAAGCGGTCAATCCATCGACCGGCGTGCTCGACCGTGACCTCGTGGAAACCGCACACGCGGAAGGTCGCGAGGTCAACGTCTGGACAATCGATAGCTGGCGAGAGGCACAGGAGCCAATCGAGTTGAACGTCGACGGCCTCATTGCGGACTATCCAAACATGGACACCTTCGCTACCAACAACTAA
- a CDS encoding response regulator: MKEGEPSADVLLVEDNPGDIRLVTEAFATGDSESTLHVTKDGIEALEFCHRRGAYENAPRPDLVVLDLNLPRKHGVEVLEELKSDPDLMTIPVIVLTSSESREDMRRSYECYANAYVTKPVDPTEFIETIQSLETFWLSVVRLPTWVR; the protein is encoded by the coding sequence ATGAAAGAAGGCGAACCCTCGGCCGACGTGCTCCTCGTCGAGGACAATCCGGGTGATATTCGGCTCGTCACCGAGGCGTTCGCGACCGGTGACAGTGAGAGTACACTGCACGTCACGAAAGACGGAATCGAGGCGCTCGAGTTCTGTCACCGCCGCGGTGCGTACGAGAACGCGCCGCGCCCGGATCTCGTCGTACTCGACCTCAATTTGCCCCGAAAACACGGCGTGGAAGTACTCGAGGAACTCAAATCCGACCCCGACCTCATGACGATTCCGGTGATCGTACTCACCAGCTCGGAGAGCCGCGAGGACATGCGCAGATCGTACGAATGCTACGCGAACGCCTACGTCACCAAACCGGTCGATCCCACCGAGTTCATCGAGACGATCCAGTCGCTCGAGACGTTCTGGCTCTCGGTCGTTCGATTGCCGACGTGGGTGCGGTAG
- a CDS encoding carbamoyltransferase family protein — MTDYLLAFKPAIGLYGQHDPSAVLFEDGVPVFGVEEERYTREKHATETFPSNAIEACLEYQELDITDLDRIVLPYDPTLRGRITAHYVTDAIRAPGFGRTISALEEALVTQVRSRFLPTRQIERRLEAFGTPLPPVETIAHHRCHATSAFHPSGFDEGVVLTIDAKGEYDSTVVWHATEDGLRRARTYEHPNSLGLFYAIITEYLGYRMFNGEGKVMGLAPYGEDNTEIEHTLRTLIETGVDYDVTSLTKRWGTGHGVEALEEAFDRPRNETPGEFDQWEKDLAHTAQKLLEETVIDIVEAAVDRLGTGKVAMAGGVALNCKLNQRVRELPVVEETFVQPVAHDAGLALGAGWARQRPINVDRQTHVYLGPEYETEEIRSTLETNKLSYVEPDGLERYVAERIADGDLVGWFQGRMELGPRALGARSILADPRTAASRDRVNRFVKHREEWRPFAPSMLESAAEEYLTDGEPAPFMIDAFDVNPETVGDLEAVLHPADDSTRPQTVRKDQHPRYHRLISEFADITGVPVVLNTSFNDHAEPIVRTPTHAIKDFYGMGLDVLVLEDLVVEKESA; from the coding sequence ATGACGGATTATCTACTCGCATTTAAACCCGCGATTGGACTGTACGGCCAGCACGATCCCAGTGCGGTCCTCTTCGAGGATGGCGTTCCTGTATTCGGCGTCGAAGAAGAACGCTACACGCGGGAGAAACACGCCACCGAGACGTTCCCCTCCAATGCTATCGAGGCGTGTCTCGAGTACCAAGAGCTGGACATAACGGACCTCGACCGGATCGTCTTGCCCTACGATCCCACGCTTCGCGGGAGGATCACCGCTCACTACGTGACCGACGCAATCCGCGCACCCGGATTCGGCCGGACGATTTCTGCACTCGAGGAGGCGCTCGTCACGCAGGTCCGGAGTCGGTTCTTGCCGACGCGACAGATCGAGCGTCGACTCGAGGCCTTCGGTACGCCGTTACCGCCGGTCGAGACGATCGCCCACCACCGTTGTCACGCGACGAGCGCGTTCCATCCCTCGGGGTTCGACGAGGGGGTCGTTCTCACGATCGACGCGAAAGGCGAGTACGACTCGACGGTCGTCTGGCACGCCACCGAGGACGGCCTTCGGCGGGCTCGGACGTACGAACACCCCAACAGCCTCGGACTGTTTTACGCCATCATCACGGAGTACCTCGGCTACCGCATGTTCAACGGCGAGGGGAAGGTCATGGGGCTGGCACCGTACGGCGAGGACAACACCGAAATCGAACACACCCTCCGTACGCTGATCGAAACGGGCGTCGACTACGACGTGACCAGCTTGACGAAACGCTGGGGGACCGGTCACGGCGTGGAAGCGCTCGAGGAGGCGTTCGACCGACCTCGAAACGAGACGCCCGGCGAGTTCGACCAGTGGGAGAAAGACCTCGCTCACACGGCCCAGAAGTTGCTCGAAGAGACGGTTATCGACATCGTCGAAGCGGCCGTCGACCGCCTCGGGACGGGAAAAGTCGCCATGGCCGGCGGCGTCGCGCTCAATTGCAAACTGAACCAGCGCGTTCGCGAGTTGCCCGTCGTCGAGGAGACGTTCGTCCAGCCAGTCGCTCACGACGCCGGCCTCGCGCTGGGGGCTGGCTGGGCGCGCCAGCGGCCGATTAACGTCGACCGGCAGACGCACGTCTACCTCGGCCCCGAGTACGAAACCGAGGAGATCCGGTCGACTCTCGAGACGAACAAACTCTCCTACGTCGAACCCGACGGCCTCGAGCGCTACGTCGCCGAACGGATCGCCGACGGCGACCTGGTCGGCTGGTTCCAGGGCCGGATGGAGCTCGGGCCGCGGGCCCTCGGCGCCAGAAGCATCCTCGCCGATCCGCGAACGGCAGCCTCCCGCGACCGAGTCAATCGGTTCGTCAAACACCGCGAGGAGTGGCGTCCTTTCGCGCCGTCGATGCTCGAGTCGGCCGCCGAGGAGTACCTGACCGACGGAGAACCGGCCCCGTTTATGATCGACGCGTTCGACGTAAACCCGGAGACGGTCGGCGATCTCGAGGCCGTCTTGCATCCCGCCGACGATTCGACGCGACCCCAGACGGTACGGAAAGACCAGCATCCACGATACCACCGGCTCATCTCCGAGTTCGCCGACATCACGGGTGTTCCCGTCGTCCTGAACACGTCGTTCAACGACCACGCCGAACCAATCGTCAGAACCCCGACGCACGCGATCAAGGACTTCTACGGGATGGGACTGGACGTGCTCGTCCTCGAGGACCTCGTCGTGGAGAAAGAGTCGGCATAG
- a CDS encoding helix-turn-helix domain-containing protein, whose product MADSSDMFQVLADDYARRILVAADDGPMTAKALSDACDASLATVYRRVSTLQDHGLLDERTSIDSDGTHRREFETVLEGLHVDLSDGEFTLTVDTCDTLADNFTELWDDMRISQ is encoded by the coding sequence ATGGCAGATTCGTCGGATATGTTTCAGGTCCTGGCGGACGACTACGCCCGTCGAATCCTCGTCGCGGCTGACGACGGGCCAATGACCGCAAAAGCGCTCAGTGACGCGTGTGACGCCTCGCTCGCGACGGTATATCGTCGGGTCTCTACGCTGCAGGATCACGGACTTCTCGACGAGCGGACGTCGATCGATTCGGACGGAACGCACAGACGCGAGTTCGAAACCGTCCTCGAGGGACTCCACGTCGACCTCTCGGATGGCGAGTTCACGCTCACCGTCGATACGTGCGATACGTTGGCGGACAACTTCACGGAACTCTGGGACGACATGCGAATATCACAATGA
- a CDS encoding DUF7521 family protein, translating into MIGPSLVAAKLITFVLGLAVALLAYHGYRRNQSQPMLYVSAGFVFIAGGAVCEGLIYHTFGFSILSAGLIQSAIVSSGLVLVLVSLVK; encoded by the coding sequence ATGATCGGGCCGTCGCTCGTCGCCGCGAAACTGATCACGTTCGTCCTGGGGCTGGCAGTCGCGTTGCTCGCCTACCACGGCTACCGTCGGAACCAGAGTCAGCCGATGCTGTACGTCTCGGCAGGGTTCGTGTTCATCGCCGGTGGCGCGGTCTGTGAGGGGCTCATCTACCACACGTTTGGCTTCTCGATCCTCTCGGCCGGACTCATCCAGTCGGCGATCGTCTCGAGCGGACTGGTGCTCGTACTCGTCTCGCTCGTGAAGTAA
- a CDS encoding HalOD1 output domain-containing protein, whose amino-acid sequence MGGHNADDGSVREEYDWSVTRPSIAVIDAVAHAEDVEVTDVSDALDTTLYDQVDPDALDTLVSASDHVSVAFTVDDYDVQIEGDEIVVSDE is encoded by the coding sequence ATGGGGGGTCACAATGCGGATGACGGTTCGGTACGCGAGGAGTACGACTGGTCGGTGACGAGGCCGAGCATCGCCGTAATCGACGCCGTTGCGCACGCTGAAGACGTCGAAGTAACCGACGTTTCGGACGCTCTCGATACGACGTTGTACGATCAAGTCGATCCGGACGCTCTCGATACCCTCGTCTCCGCTTCTGATCACGTTTCGGTCGCCTTTACTGTCGACGATTACGACGTCCAGATAGAGGGAGACGAAATCGTCGTCAGTGACGAATAG
- a CDS encoding DUF7344 domain-containing protein has translation MVTLDEIFELLEDQRRRYALYCLYEKDGPVAVSEVVEQIETWEEDPPEADGSLDRFEEIALDLKHVHLPKSAEVDFIQYDREQGLIQVQGSPEEFDALLTIAKIVEEPEE, from the coding sequence ATGGTTACGCTGGACGAAATCTTCGAACTGTTGGAAGATCAACGACGGCGATATGCGTTGTACTGTCTCTACGAAAAAGACGGCCCAGTAGCCGTTTCTGAAGTGGTAGAACAAATAGAGACGTGGGAAGAGGACCCTCCGGAGGCGGATGGGAGTCTTGATCGATTCGAAGAAATCGCTCTCGACCTAAAACACGTCCACCTTCCAAAATCTGCTGAAGTGGATTTCATCCAGTACGACCGGGAACAGGGGCTCATCCAGGTCCAGGGGTCGCCTGAAGAGTTCGATGCCCTGCTCACTATCGCAAAGATAGTGGAAGAACCGGAAGAATGA
- a CDS encoding DUF5794 domain-containing protein codes for MSTSQHPVALRLERLVGGDARLLALVMALPLVDGIFVALILAGALETPTSAVQVGLLIFGGSATLAVILAEMQGTVREQVRVVLIVGIPLIVLAAIQAALAPAIESVIETATFERFAALVILAIAAKTASATVGEYLPSPGVIIGLGLVASLEPTGAKFALMDDPQLVANATLAAVIGVAFALSVAVSGPYLREYMDLNRFRFGSAVALGLLPLSIMGMAFGQAPLAALVVAALFALDPDTDDEASDTSASSGTRADGGVSSEPSAEATDSEREDADVTVDKSSGDADPYPGDDTTSTAGRAPWL; via the coding sequence ATGAGCACGTCACAACACCCCGTCGCCCTCCGTCTCGAGCGGTTAGTCGGCGGTGACGCCAGACTCCTCGCCCTGGTGATGGCCCTGCCGCTGGTCGACGGCATCTTCGTCGCCCTGATCCTGGCCGGCGCCCTCGAGACGCCGACGAGCGCCGTCCAGGTCGGCCTCCTCATCTTCGGTGGCAGTGCGACCCTCGCCGTCATCCTCGCGGAGATGCAGGGAACGGTTCGCGAACAGGTTCGCGTCGTGTTGATCGTCGGCATCCCGTTGATCGTGCTCGCAGCGATCCAGGCCGCGCTCGCGCCGGCGATCGAGAGCGTGATCGAGACGGCGACTTTCGAGCGATTCGCCGCGCTGGTCATCCTGGCGATCGCCGCCAAGACCGCGAGCGCCACCGTCGGCGAGTACCTACCGAGTCCCGGCGTCATCATCGGACTGGGGCTCGTCGCCAGCCTCGAGCCCACGGGCGCGAAGTTCGCACTCATGGACGACCCGCAGCTGGTCGCCAACGCGACGCTGGCTGCCGTGATCGGCGTGGCCTTCGCGCTCTCCGTGGCCGTCAGTGGGCCGTACCTGCGCGAGTACATGGACCTCAACCGGTTCCGGTTCGGGAGCGCCGTCGCCCTCGGTCTGTTGCCCCTCTCGATCATGGGGATGGCCTTCGGGCAGGCCCCACTGGCTGCGCTTGTCGTCGCCGCGCTGTTCGCGCTGGATCCGGACACTGATGACGAAGCGTCCGACACGTCGGCCAGCTCCGGAACGCGGGCCGACGGCGGCGTCAGCTCGGAACCGTCGGCGGAAGCGACCGACTCCGAACGCGAGGACGCAGACGTGACCGTCGACAAGTCGAGCGGTGACGCCGATCCGTACCCAGGCGACGACACGACGTCGACCGCTGGACGCGCCCCCTGGCTCTAG
- the guaB gene encoding IMP dehydrogenase, with the protein MANDVPEHEPYSAKLRVPEALTFDDVLLRPKESRVEPDEADLTSRVSRNVEVSVPILSAAMDTVTESEMAVAMARHGGLGVLHRNLNIDEMVEEISRVKRADELIIPFDDVVTADPEMTVREVDEMMVQEGVGGAPVVNTNGEVLGIISSTDIRPHLEVGENDPVTEAMTDEVITAPQDIDARDAFDLMYEHKIERVPVVDDENLLVGLVTMQGILQRREYKEAARDETGRLRCGVAVGPFETDRAVAADEAGADVLFIDCAHAHNLNVIDGAREIKESVDADVVVGNVGTREAAEDLVDFADGIKVGIGPGSICTTRVVSGAGMPQITAVAQVADVASKHGIPVIADGGIRYSGDAIKSIAAGADAVMLGSYFAGTDEAPGRVVTMNGKRYKQYRGMGSVGAMKSGDGDRYLKDDPEDDEEYVPEGVEAATPYKGTLQSELHQLAGGMQSGMGYVGAETIPEFKERAEFVRVSSAGQTESHAHDVVITDEAPNYSPSE; encoded by the coding sequence ATGGCGAACGACGTTCCCGAGCACGAGCCGTATTCTGCGAAATTACGCGTACCGGAAGCGCTGACGTTCGACGACGTCTTGCTCCGTCCCAAGGAGAGTCGTGTCGAGCCCGACGAGGCGGACCTGACCTCGCGAGTGTCTCGAAACGTCGAGGTCTCGGTTCCGATACTCTCGGCAGCGATGGACACTGTCACCGAGAGCGAGATGGCCGTCGCGATGGCCCGTCACGGCGGGCTCGGCGTCCTCCACCGGAACCTGAACATCGACGAGATGGTCGAGGAGATCAGTCGCGTCAAGCGCGCCGACGAACTCATCATCCCCTTCGACGACGTCGTGACGGCCGACCCGGAGATGACCGTCCGCGAGGTCGACGAGATGATGGTCCAGGAGGGCGTCGGCGGCGCCCCCGTCGTCAACACGAACGGCGAGGTCCTGGGCATCATCTCGAGTACGGACATCCGCCCGCACCTCGAGGTCGGCGAGAACGACCCGGTGACGGAGGCGATGACCGACGAGGTCATTACGGCGCCCCAGGACATCGACGCGCGCGACGCGTTCGACCTGATGTACGAGCACAAGATCGAGCGCGTGCCCGTCGTCGACGACGAGAACTTGCTGGTCGGCCTGGTCACGATGCAGGGCATCTTACAGCGCAGAGAGTACAAGGAAGCCGCTCGAGACGAAACCGGGCGCTTACGATGTGGCGTCGCCGTCGGTCCGTTCGAAACGGATCGGGCGGTAGCGGCCGACGAGGCGGGCGCGGACGTGCTCTTCATCGACTGCGCCCACGCGCACAACCTGAACGTCATCGACGGCGCGCGCGAGATCAAGGAGTCCGTCGACGCGGACGTCGTCGTCGGAAACGTCGGGACGCGAGAGGCCGCGGAGGACCTGGTGGACTTCGCCGACGGCATCAAGGTCGGCATCGGCCCGGGTTCGATCTGTACGACGCGGGTCGTCTCTGGCGCGGGTATGCCCCAGATCACCGCCGTCGCACAGGTTGCAGATGTGGCGAGCAAGCACGGCATTCCGGTAATCGCCGACGGCGGGATTCGGTACTCCGGCGACGCGATCAAGTCGATCGCCGCCGGTGCCGACGCCGTGATGCTCGGATCCTATTTCGCGGGCACTGACGAGGCCCCAGGCCGCGTCGTGACGATGAACGGCAAGCGCTACAAGCAGTACCGAGGGATGGGGTCGGTCGGAGCGATGAAGTCGGGTGACGGCGACCGCTACCTGAAGGACGATCCGGAGGACGACGAGGAGTACGTCCCGGAGGGCGTCGAGGCGGCGACACCGTACAAGGGCACGCTCCAGTCGGAACTTCACCAGCTCGCGGGCGGGATGCAGTCGGGAATGGGGTACGTCGGTGCGGAGACGATCCCTGAGTTCAAGGAGCGAGCGGAGTTCGTTCGCGTCTCCTCGGCTGGCCAGACCGAGAGCCACGCCCACGACGTCGTGATTACGGACGAGGCGCCGAACTACTCGCCGAGCGAGTGA
- a CDS encoding DUF7289 family protein, translated as MSDDADHGDDTLLPRGYSRGQAEVIAVVVLLGFVIVAAVGVVAVGQTALAQLESQSRDEAATQSLEQAKVELASLEPGEGQSIAFSESIEDDVHVKPNDGTLTIAAGGESKTYGLGTIIYERDGTHLAYQGGGLWESTDDGTLLHSAPNVDVITDENQVTNLRVHVTSLQGAERRGQDFTVRSAGTNTSTDSLPEELPPGKMEITIQSSYYDAWAAYFAEQNGIGVGDDDGDVGTVSIDHTNERMQLVIDVPYEFEIDAGITSPPSGTNIEINNNVDMEAYNSADPDEDVDDLEIRFADDVVINHNTQIDADIIIDGELTLDQNNAEINGDIYCVGESADCLTINSGSHNGEMYTTDIELTPLSSTLEIDRQQERITSTENDNEKTEAIDEDGRLTENAITTPGEYYLAEISSEDTLEVDLEDGGEVDILVDGDIVFDEEVLLDSENGHQVNLYMTGDSLTVRDDVNIHENPDMDATNFWILARPGSDISFESGGTTFVGVVYAGNADEEPPARVTFNNNVDFYGGLVASVESVDQNIDFHYDAALIEESSGGGAKRTVTDTTYLRVTVTDILVDED; from the coding sequence ATGAGCGATGACGCTGACCACGGAGACGACACGTTACTGCCGAGGGGATATTCCCGTGGACAGGCCGAAGTCATTGCAGTTGTTGTTCTGCTCGGATTCGTTATCGTTGCCGCTGTCGGTGTCGTTGCGGTTGGACAAACCGCACTCGCACAACTCGAGTCACAGAGTCGCGACGAGGCTGCGACGCAATCGCTCGAGCAAGCTAAGGTGGAGTTGGCCTCGCTCGAACCGGGGGAAGGTCAATCCATAGCGTTCAGCGAGTCGATCGAGGACGACGTTCACGTCAAACCGAACGATGGTACCCTTACTATTGCTGCTGGTGGCGAATCGAAAACGTACGGTCTTGGTACTATAATTTACGAACGTGATGGAACCCATCTGGCCTATCAGGGCGGTGGACTCTGGGAATCGACGGATGATGGAACGCTGCTTCACAGCGCCCCGAATGTGGACGTGATTACGGACGAGAATCAGGTAACCAACCTTCGAGTCCACGTTACGAGCCTCCAAGGTGCTGAACGACGAGGACAGGATTTTACCGTTCGTTCTGCTGGTACGAACACATCTACCGACTCGCTCCCTGAAGAGCTTCCACCTGGGAAGATGGAGATCACCATCCAATCGTCGTACTACGACGCCTGGGCGGCATATTTTGCCGAACAGAACGGTATCGGAGTTGGTGACGACGATGGTGATGTCGGGACCGTGTCCATCGATCACACGAACGAACGGATGCAACTCGTGATCGATGTCCCCTACGAATTCGAAATCGACGCTGGGATCACCTCACCACCGAGCGGGACGAATATCGAGATCAACAACAACGTCGATATGGAAGCGTACAATTCTGCAGACCCGGATGAGGATGTCGACGACCTCGAGATTCGGTTTGCAGACGACGTCGTTATCAACCACAATACCCAGATAGACGCTGACATCATTATTGACGGTGAGCTAACGCTCGATCAGAATAATGCGGAGATAAACGGCGACATCTACTGTGTCGGTGAATCTGCGGATTGCCTCACGATCAATAGTGGCTCTCACAACGGTGAAATGTATACCACCGACATCGAGTTGACTCCGCTTTCGTCGACGCTCGAGATAGACCGCCAACAGGAGCGGATTACGTCGACTGAGAACGATAACGAGAAAACGGAGGCAATTGACGAGGACGGGCGTTTAACTGAAAATGCAATAACAACTCCCGGCGAGTACTACCTTGCTGAAATCTCCTCGGAAGATACCCTCGAGGTTGATCTCGAAGACGGTGGTGAAGTCGATATTCTCGTTGATGGCGATATCGTCTTCGACGAGGAGGTCTTGCTCGATAGCGAGAACGGACACCAGGTTAACCTCTACATGACCGGAGATTCGCTAACAGTCCGTGATGACGTCAATATCCACGAGAACCCAGACATGGATGCGACCAACTTCTGGATTCTTGCCCGGCCCGGTTCGGATATTTCCTTTGAATCTGGAGGCACGACTTTCGTCGGTGTGGTCTACGCCGGGAATGCCGATGAGGAACCACCTGCTCGTGTCACGTTCAACAACAACGTCGATTTCTACGGTGGCCTCGTCGCATCCGTCGAAAGTGTCGACCAGAATATCGACTTTCACTACGACGCGGCGCTGATCGAAGAGTCATCCGGAGGGGGAGCGAAACGGACGGTGACCGATACGACGTATCTGCGGGTGACCGTAACGGACATTCTGGTCGACGAGGACTGA
- a CDS encoding aldo/keto reductase, with the protein MDSGTDLTPADCPAANGMPMLGLGTWQNTDPDQCADSIRTALEMGYRHVDTAQGYDNEEYVGRGIADADVDREDVFLATKVSTSNLAHDDVLETTEESLGKLGVDAVDLLYVHWPVNTYDAEETLAAFDELYDDGLIRNVGVSNFEPRHLEEAVDLLDAPLFANQVECHPLLPQEELRSVCADLDVELVAYSPLARGEVFDVPEIQSVAEKHEASEAQVSLAWLREKGVTAIPKATGEDHLSDNWASLEVELDREDLEKIDGLEEVHREVDPEMAPWN; encoded by the coding sequence ATGGATTCCGGTACAGATCTGACACCCGCTGACTGCCCTGCAGCGAACGGCATGCCCATGCTCGGGCTCGGCACCTGGCAGAACACCGATCCGGACCAGTGTGCGGACTCGATCCGAACCGCCCTCGAGATGGGGTATCGCCACGTCGATACCGCACAGGGGTACGACAACGAGGAGTACGTCGGTCGAGGGATCGCCGACGCCGACGTCGACCGCGAGGACGTCTTCCTGGCGACGAAGGTGTCCACCTCCAACCTCGCCCACGACGACGTCCTCGAGACGACCGAGGAGAGCCTGGGGAAACTCGGCGTCGACGCCGTCGACCTGCTGTACGTCCACTGGCCGGTCAACACCTACGACGCCGAGGAGACGCTGGCCGCGTTCGACGAACTCTACGACGACGGCCTGATCCGCAACGTCGGCGTCAGCAACTTCGAGCCCCGCCACCTCGAGGAGGCGGTCGACCTCCTCGACGCGCCCCTCTTCGCGAACCAGGTCGAGTGTCACCCGCTGCTCCCCCAGGAGGAGCTTCGGTCGGTCTGTGCCGACCTCGACGTCGAACTCGTCGCCTACTCGCCGCTGGCTCGAGGCGAGGTCTTCGACGTGCCCGAGATACAGTCCGTGGCGGAGAAGCACGAGGCTAGTGAGGCCCAAGTCAGCCTCGCCTGGCTTCGGGAGAAGGGCGTTACCGCGATTCCGAAAGCGACGGGCGAGGATCACCTATCGGACAACTGGGCGTCGCTGGAAGTGGAATTGGACAGGGAAGATCTCGAGAAGATCGACGGGCTCGAGGAAGTACATCGAGAGGTCGATCCGGAGATGGCGCCCTGGAACTGA
- a CDS encoding proteasome assembly chaperone family protein translates to MSEIRRQGPEAELEEPVLVEGFPGIGLVGKIATDHLIEQLDMRYYASVHCDGLPRIGIYRGGSTTIQPPVRLYVSEAEDVIALQSDVPISTQALESVAGCLTSWAVDHDATPVYLSGLPSQRDEPPALFGVTTGDADAVDTYGIDSPTEDGVISGPTGALLNRAAELGTDSFGLVVECSPQFPDPEAASVLLEDGICPIADVELDVEALIERAGEIQEQRQAFAERMREVESAESTQAQPLRMYQ, encoded by the coding sequence ATGTCAGAGATCCGTAGACAGGGGCCGGAAGCCGAACTCGAGGAGCCAGTGCTCGTCGAAGGATTTCCCGGCATCGGTCTCGTCGGGAAAATCGCAACCGACCACCTGATCGAGCAACTCGATATGCGCTACTACGCGAGCGTCCACTGCGATGGACTCCCGCGAATCGGGATCTACCGTGGCGGATCGACGACCATCCAGCCGCCCGTCCGACTCTACGTCAGCGAGGCCGAGGACGTCATCGCCCTCCAGAGCGACGTTCCCATCAGCACGCAGGCGCTCGAGTCGGTCGCCGGCTGTCTGACCAGCTGGGCGGTCGACCACGACGCGACGCCGGTGTACCTCAGCGGCCTGCCCTCCCAGCGCGACGAACCGCCCGCACTGTTCGGCGTCACGACCGGCGACGCCGACGCCGTCGACACCTACGGCATCGACAGCCCGACGGAGGACGGCGTCATCAGCGGTCCGACAGGCGCCCTGCTCAACCGGGCTGCCGAACTCGGGACCGATTCGTTCGGACTCGTCGTCGAGTGCAGCCCGCAGTTCCCCGACCCCGAGGCGGCGAGCGTCCTCCTCGAGGACGGCATCTGTCCCATCGCCGATGTCGAACTCGACGTCGAGGCGTTGATCGAACGGGCGGGGGAGATTCAGGAACAGCGCCAGGCGTTCGCCGAACGGATGCGCGAGGTTGAGTCCGCCGAGAGCACGCAGGCCCAGCCGTTGCGGATGTACCAGTAA